One part of the Vitis riparia cultivar Riparia Gloire de Montpellier isolate 1030 chromosome 15, EGFV_Vit.rip_1.0, whole genome shotgun sequence genome encodes these proteins:
- the LOC117931708 gene encoding pentatricopeptide repeat-containing protein At5g16860: protein MPISLPRLKPKPPFLFLTTFFFSTASSTTDLTSTLFHQCKSLASAELIHQQLLVQGLPHDPTHIISMYLTFNSPAKALSVLRRLHPSSHTVFWWNQLIRRSVHLGFLEDVLQLYRRMQRLGWRPDHYTFPFVLKACGEIPSFRCGASVHAVVFASGFEWNVFVGNGLVSMYGRCGAWENARQVFDEMRERGVGDLVSWNSIVAAYMQGGDSIRAMKMFERMTEDLGIRPDAVSLVNVLPACASVGAWSRGKQVHGYALRSGLIEDVFVGNAVVDMYAKCGMMEEANKVFERMKVKDVVSWNAMVTGYSQIGRFDDALGLFEKIREEKIELNVVTWSAVIAGYAQRGLGFEALDVFRQMLLCGSEPNVVTLVSLLSGCASAGTLRHGKETHCHAIKWILNLDENDPGDDLMVINALIDMYSKCKSPKAAQAMFDLIPPKDRSVVTWTVLIGGNAQHGEANEALELFSQMLQPDNFVMPNAFTISCALMACARLGALRFGRQIHAYVLRNRFESAMLFVANCLIDMYSKSGDVDAARVVFDNMHQRNGVSWTSLMTGYGMHGRGEEALQIFYEMQKVGLVPDGVTFVVVLYACSHSGMVDQGINYFNGMNKDFGVVPGAEHYACMVDLLSRAGRLDEAMELIRGMPMKPTPAVWVALLSACRVYANVELGEYAANQLLELESGNDGSYTLLSNIYANARCWKDVARIRSLMKNTGIKKRPGCSWVQGRKGTATFFAGDWSHPMSQQICDLLRDLMQRIKALGYAPDNRFALHDVDDEEKGDLLSEHSEKLALAYGILTTAPGAPIRITKNLRACGDCHSAFTYISIIIEHEIIVRDSSRFHHFKNGSCSCRGYW, encoded by the coding sequence ATGCCAATATCGTTGCCACGCCTAAAGCCAAAGCCTCCATTTCTCTTCCTCACCACCTTCTTCTTCTCCACTGCGTCATCAACCACTGATCTCACCTCCACCCTCTTCCACCAATGCAAATCCCTAGCCTCCGCCGAGCTCATCCACCAACAACTCCTCGTCCAAGGCCTCCCCCATGACCCCACCCACATCATCTCCATGTACCTTACCTTCAACTCCCCCGCCAAAGCCTTGTCGGTCCTCCGGCGCCTCCACCCATCTTCACATACTGTTTTCTGGTGGAATCAGCTGATTAGACGAAGTGTGCATCTGGGTTTTCTCGAAGATGTCCTCCAACTTTACCGGCGGATGCAGAGGCTGGGGTGGAGGCCGGATCATTATACCTTCCCTTTTGTCCTCAAGGCGTGTGGGGAGATTCCGTCGTTTCGATGTGGGGCTTCGGTGCATGCGGTGGTGTTTGCTAGTGGGTTTGAGTGGAATGTGTTTGTGGGTAATGGGTTGGTATCGATGTATGGGCGGTGTGGGGCTTGGGAGAATGCGAGACaggtgtttgatgaaatgcGGGAGAGGGGAGTTGGAGATTTGGTTTCGTGGAATTCGATTGTGGCAGCTTATATGCAGGGTGGTGATTCAATTAGGGCGATGAAGATGTTTGAGAGAATGACCGAGGATCTTGGAATCCGCCCGGATGCTGTTAGCCTTGTTAATGTACTCCCTGCTTGTGCTTCAGTGGGTGCGTGGTCACGGGGCAAGCAGGTTCATGGTTATGCTCTTCGGAGTGGGTTGATTGAGGATGTGTTCGTGGGTAATGCTGTGGTTGATATGTATGCAAAGTGTGGCATGATGGAGGAGGCAAACAAGGTTTTTGAGCGAATGAAGGTTAAGGATGTGGTTTCTTGGAATGCTATGGTTACTGGGTATTCTCAGATTGGTAGATTTGATGATGCTCTGGGTTTGTTTGAGAAGATTCGGGAGGAGAAGATTGAGCTCAATGTAGTGACTTGGAGTGCTGTGATTGCCGGGTATGCTCAGAGGGGTCTTGGTTTCGAAGCCCTGGATGTGTTTCGGCAAATGCTACTTTGTGGATCAGAGCCTAATGTTGTTACCCTTGTGTCCCTTCTATCAGGTTGTGCTTCGGCAGGAACACTACGTCATGGGAAGGAAACTCATTGTCATGCCATCAAATGGATTCTGAACCTAGATGAGAATGATCCAGGGGATGATCTGATGGTGATTAATGCTCTTATTGATATGTATTCCAAGTGCAAAAGCCCTAAAGCTGCACAAGCAATGTTTGATTTGATACCACCAAAAGATAGGAGTGTGGTGACTTGGACAGTCTTGATTGGTGGAAATGCCCAGCATGGGGAAGCTAATGAAGCCTTAGAACTTTTCTCCCAGATGCTCCAACCTGATAATTTTGTAATGCCAAATGCTTTTACTATATCTTGTGCTCTGATGGCGTGTGCTCGTTTGGGTGCACTAAGATTTGGTAGACAAATTCATGCTTATGTATTACGTAACCGTTTTGAGTCTGCGATGTTATTTGTGGCTAATTGCCTTATAGACATGTATTCCAAATCTGGAGATGTTGATGCAGCTCGGGTTGTTTTTGACAACATGCACCAGAGGAATGGTGTTTCCTGGACATCCCTAATGACAGGCTATGGCATGCATGGGCGTGGAGAAGAAGCTCTGCAGATTTTTTATGAGATGCAGAAAGTGGGTCTGGTGCCTGATGGTGTGACCTTTGTAGTTGTGCTCTATGCTTGCAGCCATTCTGGGATGGTTGATCAGGGGATCAATTACTTTAATGGCATGAACAAGGACTTTGGAGTGGTTCCTGGAGCAGAACACTATGCCTGCATGGTTGATCTCTTGAGTCGTGCTGGTCGTTTGGATGAAGCTATGGAACTCATAAGAGGCATGCCTATGAAACCAACCCCAGCAGTGTGGGTAGCATTGCTTAGTGCTTGCAGGGTCTATGCAAATGTTGAACTGGGGGAATATGCCGCAAACCAGTTATTAGAGTTGGAGTCGGGGAATGATGGGTCCTATACCCTACTCTCAAACATTTATGCCAATGCCAGGTGTTGGAAAGATGTGGCTAGGATCAGATCTTTGATGAAAAATACAGGGATCAAGAAGAGACCAGGTTGCAGTTGGGTCCAAGGGAGAAAGGGCACTGCAACATTTTTTGCAGGAGACTGGTCTCATCCAATGTCTCAACAAATATGTGATCTCCTTAGAGATCTTATGCAACGCATCAAAGCCCTCGGCTATGCTCCCGACAATAGATTTGCTCTCCATGATGTGGATGATGAGGAGAAAGGTGATCTTCTTTCTGAACACAGTGAGAAGTTGGCTCTTGCTTATGGTATTCTAACAACAGCTCCAGGGGCTCCTATTCGCATCACCAAGAACCTTCGTGCATGTGGTGATTGCCATAGTGCCTTTACATATATCTCTATAATCATTGAACATGAAATCATAGTCAGAGACTCGAGCCGCTTCCATCATTTCAAGAATGGATCTTGCTCCTGCAGAGGCTACTGGTGA